The Juglans regia cultivar Chandler chromosome 2, Walnut 2.0, whole genome shotgun sequence genome includes a window with the following:
- the LOC109014525 gene encoding heavy metal-associated isoprenylated plant protein 39-like, translating into MAQILQKVVLKIMTMDDEKTKQKAIEAVADVYGVDSIAVDLKEQKLTVIGEMDTIAMAKKLIKKIGKIDIVSVVPAKEEKKLAADQKKEEKK; encoded by the exons ATGGCTCag ATTTTGCAGAAGGTGGTTTTGAAAATCATGACTATGGATGATGAGAAGACAAAACAGAAAGCTATAGAGGCTGTAGCCGATGTTTAcg GAGTTGATTCAATTGCAGTTGATCTAAAGGAGCAGAAGCTGACCGTCATAGGAGAAATGGACACAATTGCGATGGCGAAAAAGCTGATCAAGAAGATAGGAAAAATAGACATTGTATCGGTTGTACCTgccaaagaagagaagaaattaGCTGCGGatcagaagaaagaagaaaagaaa